The genomic interval AGGCGAGGACTGTGTGATTGCTGGTCCGACTTGCGACAGTGCGGACATCATGTACGAGCATCACAAGTACCCGCTGCCGTTAAACTTGGCGATTGGTGACCGGATGTACTGGTTGTCGACTGGTGCCTACACCACGACTTACAGTGCGGTGGAGTTCAATGGGTTTCCTCCGTTGAAGGATTATTACATCTAAGGCGGGGTGGGGCGTTCTTTTGAAAGGGTCAGCCTTGCGGCTGGCCCTTTTTTCGTTCCAGGTCGAGGGTGAAGGCCAAGGGTAGCACCAGCAGGCCGTAGGCAATCATCATTAGTACGGCATGGCGGGCGTCGCCGGTCCAGTCGGCCACGAGGCCGCCGGTCATGGGGACGACGAAGGCGACGGTGTAGCCGACCAGGAAAGTGCCGGCGGACAGGCGGCCGGTTTCAGAGGCGGAAACGACCAATGGCGGGATGGCTACCAGCAGGATCAGCAGCATGCCGGCGACCAGGCTCATGAGGGTGGCGCTGATGATGGACCACCAGCCGCTGGCGACGACCGCGCCGATGGCGCCAATAAGGGCGATGCTGGCCAGGGTGGCGATGATTTCCCGGCGGCCGACCCAGCGTCGGGCCATTTTGAGCATGGTCAGGGATGCGGCCACCTGGGCCAGGTTGTACCAGAACAAGGCTTCGGGCAGTTTGTCGAGTTGGCCCTGGGATTCCAGCAGGTTGGCCATGTAGGCGTTAAGACCAAAAAACAGTGTGCCGGACAGGCCCAGCAGCAGGCCCAGCCGGAGCGTCAGCGGGTTGTGCCAGTCGGGGAGCCAGGCCGGTTTCCGGACTGGTCGGGCGCGGTCCCGTTTGGGCAGAAACAGGGCGGCGGCCACCAGTAGGGCCGGTAACGACCAGGCCACCAGGGTGGCGCGCCAGCTGTTGTCGAGCAGCGGCATCAGTACCGGCAGGGTAATGCCAGCACCAATGAATTCGCCCATCAGCATGCCGTTCATGTAGATCGCCGAGCCCAGCGCCAGGTGGTGCGGTTCCAGCCAGCGCGGCAGCAGTGCCGGTAGTGCCGGCTGCATCATGGACACTCCGAAGCCCATCACGGCGCTGGCAATCATCAGGCTCAGGGTGTCGGGCACCAGGCCGCGGCCGGCGGAGCCGATCACCATGATGACCATGGCCAATGCCAAGGTGTTGCGGGGGCCGATGCGGGCGATGGAGAGGGAGCCGGGCATGGAACCGACGGCCAGCATCAGGATAGGCAGGGTGGTCAGGGCGCCCGTTAGAGCCTGGGACAGCGCCAGTTCGTCGCTGATGAACGGTGCCAGCGGCGGCGCCACCAGCACCGGAACGCGCAGGTAAACCCCGGCCAACCAAAGCAACACCGCCACCGGCAGCAGTCGCGCTGGCGGTGGCGGTGTGGCGCGTGGTTCAGCCACAGTTAAAGATCAGTCTTCGCTGGTATCCGGCAGGTAGGCGCCGTCTTCGTCGTGCACTTCGCGGCCGGTAACCGGCGGGTTGAATGAGCAGATCAGGCGCATGTCTTCGGTGCCGCCGTACAAGGTGTGCTGATCGTGCTTGTCGAGCGCGTACAGGGTGCCGTCGGTGATTTCGTGGGTCTCACCGGTAGCCTTGTCCAGAATCTTGCCGTTACCGGCGACGCAGTAAACCGCTTCCAGGTGGTGTTTGTACCAGAGATTCAGTACGGCACCGGCGGGAATGATGGTTTCGTGAAATGAGAAACCCATGCCGTCTTTTTTCAACAGCATCCGGCGGCTGGTCCAGCCCGGGCCGGTGACTTCGCGTTCGGTACCAATGATGTCTTGCACTCGTACAATTTTCATTCACATTCCCCATTGTGTGATGGAACAGCCTAACAGTATAAACATCCCTGTTACGTCCGATTCAACCGCCAGTGGTCGTAGGCGGCCATGCTCTGTTCGATGGCAGTGATGAATTTCTGTCGCTGGCGGTCGTCCAGTGGCCGCCGTTTTCGGCGTTTGTCGAAGACCTGCTGAATAGCCTGTCGGCTGCCCCGGTCGAGCTGTTCGAGCCAGTGGTGGTCGGCTGGTTCCAGATCCAGAAGCTCTCGGCCGGCGTGGTTGCGCTGACTGATGTGCCACCAGTGATCCACCGCCCTACCCAATACAACATAGCCGAATTGGCTGTCCTGTACAGGTCCGAAAGTGGCGGTCTGCAGGCCATCCTGCAGGGCCCCGATGTGCACGGCCGGCAGCATTAGCCGGTCGCCGTAGAAATAACTACCGGCGGCACCGATCAGCCCTCCGACCAAGGCCCCGGCCCCGAGGGAGTGGCCCAGGGTCAGGGCGTCGAGCCCGGCACCACCGACCGCGCCGGCCCCAAACCCGGCGGTTGCCAGGTAACGCTTGCTGACTGACCAGGCACGGCGGCTGTCTTCGGAGAACAGGTCGTGTTCGTTATGCCACTCCAGTTCCGCCTCCTGGCGCTGGATGCGCTGATGCTGGTACAGGTGCTCGATGTCGATGCGCAGACTTTGTTCCCGTTGCCGTTGGTGCCGGTACCAGCGTTGGCGCAGTTGTTCGGCCAGGGTGTCATCACTGGTACCGGCGCTCTGGTTCTGGGTCAGGGTGCGTTTTTCCTGATACGCCATCAGGTCTTCCAGCGCCCGGGCGATGATCGCTGCCGACTGGTTGCGGCGTTTCAGGCGCTGGTCTGAGAGGAAATCCGTGGCCTGCTCAAGGGGAGCTTCCCAGTCCGGCTCTAATTGTCCGAACGCGCGTAAAAGTCCGAGATGTTGTTCGAAAGGAGCGCGAACGGCGTCGAATTTCCGGACGACCTGGAAGAATTGGCCGAGCGCAGCCTGCCAGGTGTCACTGTAGTCGTCGCTTCCGATACTGTTGATCAGCGCCAGACTGGGGCGACCGGTCCAGCGCAGGATGGTCATTTCGGCCTCGTGCTCGGCGCTGTAGGGCACCGAGCCATCGACCACGTAGATAATACCGGCGCCGTCTATCAATGGCGCCAGCAGCTCGCATTCGTCGGTAAACCGGCCATCGCCCTGGTGCTGGGTCACAAAGGCCTGCACGGTCTGGGCATGATCGGAAGCCGACACGCTGTGGGCCTGCAGCCATTCCAGGACCCGGCGTGGGCGCTGGAAGCCTGGAGTGTCCACGAGGGTATACAGGGTGTGGCCGTCGACGCTCAATGGGTAGGCCTGGCGCTGGCGGGTGGTGCCTGGCTCAAGAGCGATAGCGATGGCATCGTTCTGGGACAGGGTGGCCACTACACTGGATTTGCCCTTGTTGGGGTGGCCGACGACGGCAAAGACCGGGGCGGCAGTCACGGCAGCTTCCTCGATTCTGTACCTGGCTCGAAGCCCGGTTCGGGGAGCAGGTCGGCGTGCGGATCGCGCCAGTGCAGGCGCGGCGCACTGACACTGGCAAAGCCCGGGTCCAGCCGATCGGCAAAGCGCAGCCATTGGCTGAGCTGGTGCGGCTCTGGTTCCCGTTCGCTGTCCAGGCTCAGGGGCACCAGTGCGACCCGGGCTCCGGTGGGCCAGAGCTCGCGGGCGCTGGCAAGAAAGTCTTCCAATTCACCGGTGGGTGGCTCCCAGCTCCGGGTAATGACCACCACCGCCGGTTCCGGACTTGCGGCCAGTTGATTGGCAATGTCGGCCAGTGCCGTCTGGTCCTCAGCCAGGCTGGCCCGGCCCCCGGCCCGGAACAGTTGGGTGTGCTCGCCGACCAGGGTCTGCGGCAGCGCCGGGTCGCCAGCGCCGGCCCAACACAGCAACAGGTTGCTGTCGGGGAGCGGCTGCAGGCTTATGAGGGTGTCGGTGTCGGGCAGATCGGCGGCATCGTTGTGGTGGTTGCCGGTATCCAGGGTTGGCGTTTCCATCCGGTACAGCAGCGCGTGCATGCCCGGATGGTTGGTCAGCAGCTGGCGTGCCTTGTGCCGCAGCAACAGGATTGATGCCAGGAACAGCAGCAGTCTCGGGACCAGCACCCAGCTAATCCATAGCATGGTGACAAAGGGCCACCAGTGGCCCCAGCGGTCCGGCGCAATGGTGTCTGCACCGGCGCCAGCCCCGGCCCGAAAGAACCGAGTCGCCTCCACCAGGGCCAGATCCGGCACTGCGGCTGGCCAGAGTTCTGGCCAAAGTGCCGCCCAGGGCGCAGCCAGGGCGGTCAGCAGTTGATGGTAGCCGCTGGCGCCGGTGTCGAGCGTGGTGCTCCAGCCAAAGGCCAGGTCCTGCACCACCACCATCAGCAGCAGCGTCAGTACGCCGGTGGCTGCAAAGCTGATGCCGCCCAGGTGGGCAGCCCGGGCCATCAGCATGGGCTGGAGTCGGGACGTGGTTTCGGAATTGCGCTCTGATGCTAGCCGACGCAGCAGCCAGCGCCAGGGCTGCCAGCCGACCAATGACTGGGCGGTAGTGAATAGAGCAAGCAGAAGTTGGAGCGCGACGAACGCCAGGATAACGGTGATGTTGATGCGCTGGCCGCCCTCGTAGAACAGCAGTCCGAGCATGGTCAGGCAGCCGAACACCGCACCCCCGAAGGCAAAGCCGGTATTGATCCGGCGCCAGCGACGCAGGGTCTTCTGGCCGGCGCCGGCTTTGCTGCCGGGCCCGCTCAGATGCGCCATGTGCTCGAGCCAGCGCCGGGCATTCGGGGCCTGGCCCTGCTCCGCGCAGGTCAGGGCGAATTTGCGATCGCGGCGGTGCAGGAAAGCCGGTGGCTGATCCTGATCTCGCTGGCTGCGGGCATCGAAATCCAGCAGCAGTCGGAGGGGGCTGTCCGTCATGCAGTATCCCGGTGGTGAATTCGGTGTCTCATCCGTTGATGTTAGGATATAGGGATTCCGGCCACCGATACCAATTAACGAGCTGCCATGCCCCATCACCTGATGAACCTGCGCCACGTGCCCGACGACGAGGCCGACGAAATCCGGGCGCTGTTTGAAGACCACGAGATTCGCTACTACGAGACTCCGCCAAGCAAATGGGGCGTCAGCATGGGGGGCTTCTGGGTCCATGATGACGACGAGGCTGCCCGCGCCCGGGCGCTGTTGGACGACTACCAGCGCCAGCGTCTGCAGACCCAGCGACAAGCCTATGAGGCCAGTCTGGCCTCCGGTGAAACCGGGGGCATCTGGTCGATGATCCGACGGCGCCCGGTCCGCACCCTGGCGGCGGTGATTGCCATCGTGGTGATTGCCGGGGTCAGCCTGCTGCCGTTCGTGCGCCTGGGCTGATCCAGGTTAGCTATCGCCTTTTCGTGCCAGGAAACGGATAGCCGCGTCCACGGCATCACCGGCGGTGAGAAAGCTGGTGATGTGGCCGCGCAGGTGCATCCGGAACAGCTCGGTGTCGACGCTGTGTTCGGCCAGGGTGTCGCGGAAGGCCTCTGCCTGCCGGATCGGCACCAAGGAATCCATGGTGCCGTGGAACAGGAAGAATGGCGGCGCCTGGCGCGAAACATGGGCGATGGGGGACGCCTTGCGGTACGTCTCCGGAATGTCCTGTGCACTGCCGCCCAGGAACTGGCGGATCAAACGGCCCGAGTCGAATGCCATCAGATCAGAAGGCAGCCCGCCCACCGCCACCGCTTCCAGCGTTGTGTCCGGCCCGCCATGGGGTTGGTTCAGTTCACTGTCGGTACTGGCAACCACGGCCAGCAGCGCCACCAGATGCGCGCCGGAGGAAAAGCCAAATCCACTGACTGCCGAGGTGTCCAGGCGGTATCGGTCGGCGGCCTGGTTCAGCCAGGTCCGAGCCACCTGTAAATCATGCAGCTGAGCCGGGAAGGTGAAATCAGGCGCAAAACGGTAGTCGATGTTCAGCACCGCGAAGCCATGACTGGCCAGCTCCTCGGCGATCCAGTCCATGTCTTCCCGAGACCGTCGCTCCCAGCCGCCGCCGTGGACCATCAATACCACCGGTCTCGGTGTCGATTGTTCTGGCAGGTACAGATCGGCGTAAAGCGCCTGGGGCCAACCGTCGGGGGAGAAGCGCAGATCCCGTTCCACCGTGTACCCGGTTTCATCAAGGGCCACCTCGGTGCCGGGCGCATTGGTGTGGGTTGAGCAGCCTGCTAATAGCGCCACACTTCCGAGCAGCCCGCCCAGCAGCCCGGTCAGCATCCGGCGGGTCAGCCTGGATTGGTTCTGAATCATTGCTTCCCTCTCGTCCCTAATGGTCAATGTTCAATAGTACGATTCTGACTGTCGGCCGGATGCGGACGGCGTTTTTTCCCTGCCAATGACAGGCGATTGTCCGATTCTCCATACGGTGTCCGGAATCTCGGACAGGCCGTCTTGCGGCTCTGCCCGGGCTTTTGTGAGCCCCAGTCGGTCTGCAGTTGTCCGGATTTCCGGATTGTTTTCACCTTTCCCCCACCAAAATTCAAAGCTGTTTTGAATTTTTTACTTAAAAACAGCGAGTTGGGCGGTTGGCACAGGATACGCATAACCCAGGTTGGGCTGGAGCCCACGGGCATGACCCGTTCGTTAACAACAACAAACAAGGAACGACAATGAAACGAATCCTGCTGGGCATCGTGCTCGGTGCCTCCGTGTTTGCCTCTAGTGCCTGGGCCAAAGGCGACTTCCCGTTCAATTCCTTGCCCAGATTTATTCAGGGTGACGTTGAACAGACCTCTTTCGATGGCGTCACCGACGACCTGCTCACCGCTGGTCTCGGCGCATCCGGGCTGGCCGGCCCCGCGCCTGCATTCGATGATCCTCTGACACCGACACCGGCGGAACTGCGCCGCTTGGCCATCTACAACAACTACCGGGCCCTGGTGGATACCGCGCCTGGCGGTGGCTACGGCGTGTTCTTCGGTCCCGGTGTCGATGCCGAAGGTGAGGGTCTGATTGCCGGCGATGAATACCGTGCCTTCATGAAAGTTCGTGGCAGCAATGTGCCCGTGACGGTGATGGTTCAGGTACCGGCCAGTTTTGATCCGCGCAACGCCTGCATGATCACTGCACCGTCGTCCGGGTCCCGGGGTGTCTATGGCGCCATTGGCACCGCCGGTGAGTGGGGCCTCAAAAAGGGCTGTGCCGTGGTCTACACCGACAAGGGCACCGGCACCGGTTCCCATAACCTGGAGACCAACGCCGCCCAGCAACTGGATGGCACCCTGACCGAGTCCGGGCGGCCGGTGCAGTTCCGGGCCGACCTGTCCGATTCGGCGCGAGCGGATTTCAGCGCCGTCTGGCCCGACCGGATGGCGTTCAAACACGCCCACTCCAAAGCCAACCCGGAAGCGCGCTGGGGTCGCCATGTACTCCAGTCCATCCGTTTCGGTTTTTACGTGCTGAATGAAAAATTTGGCCGCCCGCTGCGTAACGGCAAAACCCTGGTCACTCTTAAGCCGAGAAACACTGTGGTGATTGCTTCCAGTGTCTCCAACGGTGGCGGCGCTTCGGTGCGTGCCGCAGAACAAGATTGGTGGGGCCTGATCGATGGCATCGCGGTGTCCGAGCCAAACGTGAACCCTCGGGTGGATCGGCGCTTCACCATTCGCCAGGGTGACGGGCCGGTGATCACCGAACACAGCCGCAGCCTGCTGGACTACACCACGGCGCTGGCGGTGTACCAGGGTTGTGCCAACCAGGCACCGGCGGTCCGCGACAGCGCACCCCTGAACGCGGTGTTTAACCCACCGGGCATTGGCGAAAACATCTGTCATGCCCTGGCGAACAAAGGCCTGGTCTCCGGCGCTACCCTGGACGAACGTGCCACCGACGCGCTGCGGATTCTCAACGAGGACTTTGGCATTCAGCCGGAGCAAAATCTGTTGGCACCGGTGCACTTTGGCCTCGCCGTGGCCCAGGGCATTTCCATGACCTACGCCAATGCCTATGCCCGGGCCGGGGTTGAGGACCGGCTTTGTGATCTCAGCCTGGCCGCGACCGATGTCGCCGGTGCGGTGACCCCGCTGGCGCCGGCCACAGAAGCCGCGCTGTTCTCCGCCAGTAACGGGATTCCGCCAACCGCCGGGGTGAATGTGGTTTATGACGGAGCAGCGGGACAACCCACCAACCTGGCGGTCAGCGCCTCCCCCAGTTCCAGCCAGCAGGACTATGGCCTGGATGCCCTGCTGTGTCTGCGCAGCCTCGCGGAAGGCCGTGATGCTGTGACCGGCGGTCAACTCGATGGCGACACCGACGAACAGGCCCGTGCCATTGCCAAGGGTATTGCCCGGGTCCGGGCCTC from Marinobacter sp. LA51 carries:
- a CDS encoding DUF6164 family protein, whose product is MPHHLMNLRHVPDDEADEIRALFEDHEIRYYETPPSKWGVSMGGFWVHDDDEAARARALLDDYQRQRLQTQRQAYEASLASGETGGIWSMIRRRPVRTLAAVIAIVVIAGVSLLPFVRLG
- a CDS encoding GTPase/DUF3482 domain-containing protein, yielding MTAAPVFAVVGHPNKGKSSVVATLSQNDAIAIALEPGTTRQRQAYPLSVDGHTLYTLVDTPGFQRPRRVLEWLQAHSVSASDHAQTVQAFVTQHQGDGRFTDECELLAPLIDGAGIIYVVDGSVPYSAEHEAEMTILRWTGRPSLALINSIGSDDYSDTWQAALGQFFQVVRKFDAVRAPFEQHLGLLRAFGQLEPDWEAPLEQATDFLSDQRLKRRNQSAAIIARALEDLMAYQEKRTLTQNQSAGTSDDTLAEQLRQRWYRHQRQREQSLRIDIEHLYQHQRIQRQEAELEWHNEHDLFSEDSRRAWSVSKRYLATAGFGAGAVGGAGLDALTLGHSLGAGALVGGLIGAAGSYFYGDRLMLPAVHIGALQDGLQTATFGPVQDSQFGYVVLGRAVDHWWHISQRNHAGRELLDLEPADHHWLEQLDRGSRQAIQQVFDKRRKRRPLDDRQRQKFITAIEQSMAAYDHWRLNRT
- a CDS encoding MFS transporter — encoded protein: MAEPRATPPPPARLLPVAVLLWLAGVYLRVPVLVAPPLAPFISDELALSQALTGALTTLPILMLAVGSMPGSLSIARIGPRNTLALAMVIMVIGSAGRGLVPDTLSLMIASAVMGFGVSMMQPALPALLPRWLEPHHLALGSAIYMNGMLMGEFIGAGITLPVLMPLLDNSWRATLVAWSLPALLVAAALFLPKRDRARPVRKPAWLPDWHNPLTLRLGLLLGLSGTLFFGLNAYMANLLESQGQLDKLPEALFWYNLAQVAASLTMLKMARRWVGRREIIATLASIALIGAIGAVVASGWWSIISATLMSLVAGMLLILLVAIPPLVVSASETGRLSAGTFLVGYTVAFVVPMTGGLVADWTGDARHAVLMMIAYGLLVLPLAFTLDLERKKGQPQG
- a CDS encoding ectoine synthase — encoded protein: MKIVRVQDIIGTEREVTGPGWTSRRMLLKKDGMGFSFHETIIPAGAVLNLWYKHHLEAVYCVAGNGKILDKATGETHEITDGTLYALDKHDQHTLYGGTEDMRLICSFNPPVTGREVHDEDGAYLPDTSED
- a CDS encoding alpha/beta hydrolase, producing MIQNQSRLTRRMLTGLLGGLLGSVALLAGCSTHTNAPGTEVALDETGYTVERDLRFSPDGWPQALYADLYLPEQSTPRPVVLMVHGGGWERRSREDMDWIAEELASHGFAVLNIDYRFAPDFTFPAQLHDLQVARTWLNQAADRYRLDTSAVSGFGFSSGAHLVALLAVVASTDSELNQPHGGPDTTLEAVAVGGLPSDLMAFDSGRLIRQFLGGSAQDIPETYRKASPIAHVSRQAPPFFLFHGTMDSLVPIRQAEAFRDTLAEHSVDTELFRMHLRGHITSFLTAGDAVDAAIRFLARKGDS
- a CDS encoding 3-hydroxybutyrate oligomer hydrolase family protein, producing the protein MKRILLGIVLGASVFASSAWAKGDFPFNSLPRFIQGDVEQTSFDGVTDDLLTAGLGASGLAGPAPAFDDPLTPTPAELRRLAIYNNYRALVDTAPGGGYGVFFGPGVDAEGEGLIAGDEYRAFMKVRGSNVPVTVMVQVPASFDPRNACMITAPSSGSRGVYGAIGTAGEWGLKKGCAVVYTDKGTGTGSHNLETNAAQQLDGTLTESGRPVQFRADLSDSARADFSAVWPDRMAFKHAHSKANPEARWGRHVLQSIRFGFYVLNEKFGRPLRNGKTLVTLKPRNTVVIASSVSNGGGASVRAAEQDWWGLIDGIAVSEPNVNPRVDRRFTIRQGDGPVITEHSRSLLDYTTALAVYQGCANQAPAVRDSAPLNAVFNPPGIGENICHALANKGLVSGATLDERATDALRILNEDFGIQPEQNLLAPVHFGLAVAQGISMTYANAYARAGVEDRLCDLSLAATDVAGAVTPLAPATEAALFSASNGIPPTAGVNVVYDGAAGQPTNLAVSASPSSSQQDYGLDALLCLRSLAEGRDAVTGGQLDGDTDEQARAIAKGIARVRASGNLRRKPAVFVTGRADAILPINHTSRPYVGLNQKVEGRRSNLRYYEILNAHHLDVLNGFPGLADRYVPLHHYYFQALDLVWAKLKHRQPLPPSQVVRTQPRGDIGTPLSEQNLPAIDPNPADSDRILFVDNQLRIPD
- a CDS encoding DUF2868 domain-containing protein, with translation MTDSPLRLLLDFDARSQRDQDQPPAFLHRRDRKFALTCAEQGQAPNARRWLEHMAHLSGPGSKAGAGQKTLRRWRRINTGFAFGGAVFGCLTMLGLLFYEGGQRINITVILAFVALQLLLALFTTAQSLVGWQPWRWLLRRLASERNSETTSRLQPMLMARAAHLGGISFAATGVLTLLLMVVVQDLAFGWSTTLDTGASGYHQLLTALAAPWAALWPELWPAAVPDLALVEATRFFRAGAGAGADTIAPDRWGHWWPFVTMLWISWVLVPRLLLFLASILLLRHKARQLLTNHPGMHALLYRMETPTLDTGNHHNDAADLPDTDTLISLQPLPDSNLLLCWAGAGDPALPQTLVGEHTQLFRAGGRASLAEDQTALADIANQLAASPEPAVVVITRSWEPPTGELEDFLASARELWPTGARVALVPLSLDSEREPEPHQLSQWLRFADRLDPGFASVSAPRLHWRDPHADLLPEPGFEPGTESRKLP